A single Pseudanabaenaceae cyanobacterium SKYG29 DNA region contains:
- a CDS encoding DUF3288 family protein has product MEQQHPQYATDRELLNTLLISQPTDRHLADLARLLIRYEGFPGARDIQRDLQQLLQSWGHTEESLFAYTRALHWRERVYNTNQDGRDDWA; this is encoded by the coding sequence ATGGAGCAGCAACACCCCCAGTACGCCACCGATCGGGAATTGCTCAACACTCTACTCATATCCCAGCCTACGGACCGGCACTTGGCTGACCTAGCGCGGTTACTCATTCGCTATGAGGGGTTCCCTGGTGCTAGGGATATTCAGAGGGATTTGCAGCAGCTCCTGCAGTCCTGGGGACATACAGAAGAGTCTCTGTTTGCCTACACCAGGGCACTCCACTGGCGGGAGCGCGTCTATAACACCAATCAAGACGGCAGAGACGATTGGGCATAA